A stretch of the Streptococcus suis genome encodes the following:
- a CDS encoding UDP-N-acetylenolpyruvoylglucosamine reductase, with protein sequence MKQFLVKQRFTFGGEKFNIQDNFGQLAYQVKGSFLEIPKRFTVTNDQGIEICQITKKVFSFLPQFTIDMANGHSFYLQKKLTFFKDRYTVESLGLLLEGNIWDLDFRLRTPDGQLVAEISKELFHLTSHYSVTVVDDGYADLVISLVVAIDYVEMMEAASSS encoded by the coding sequence ATGAAACAATTTCTAGTGAAACAACGGTTTACGTTTGGCGGTGAAAAATTTAATATCCAAGATAATTTTGGACAATTGGCCTATCAAGTTAAAGGAAGTTTTTTAGAAATTCCGAAACGCTTTACTGTCACCAATGACCAAGGTATTGAAATTTGTCAGATTACGAAAAAAGTATTTTCTTTCCTGCCTCAGTTTACAATTGATATGGCTAATGGCCATTCTTTCTATTTACAAAAGAAATTAACATTTTTTAAAGACCGGTATACGGTCGAAAGTTTAGGTTTGCTTTTAGAAGGCAATATTTGGGACCTTGATTTTCGTTTGAGGACTCCGGATGGTCAACTAGTTGCTGAAATTTCCAAAGAACTTTTTCATTTAACTTCCCATTATTCTGTAACGGTTGTAGATGATGGTTATGCTGATTTAGTTATTTCTTTAGTAGTTGCCATTGACTATGTGGAAATGATGGAAGCTGCATCTAGTTCTTAA